The Streptomyces sp. cg36 genomic interval TCGTCCGCTTCGACCGCCCCGGGCACGGCCTCTCCGGGCCCGCCCCCGCGCCGCCGACCGCCTCCGGGGAGGCCGACCGGATCGCGGCCGTCCTGGACGCGGCCGGGGTGGCCGGGCCGGTGACGGTGGTCGGCCACTCCATCGCGGGCTTCCACGCCGAGGCGTTCGCCCGGCTGCACCCGGACCGTACGGCCGCGCTCGTCCTGGTCGACTCCAGCGTGGAGCCGGACGTACGGGTGCCGGTCGCGGCGGGGGCGCGGGTCGCGTCCGCACGGCTGGCCGGGGCGGTGCTGGCGGGCCTCGGGATGCCGGCGGCGGTCGGGCCGCTGCTGCGCCGGGCCACGGTGCGGCTGTCGCGTACGGGCGGGGGCGATCCGGCGGCGCGGGGGCTGGTGCGGGAGTGCTACCGGGCGTCGCGGGTGTGGCGCGGGCTGCTCCTGGAGAACGTCCGCTACCGCCCGGTCGCGGCGGAACTCCTCTGCCTGCGCGACCGGTTCCCGCTGCCGCCGGTGGGGGTGACGGTGCTGGTCGGGGGTGCGGGTGGGGGTGGGTGGGTGGCTCGGCAGCGGGATCTGGGGGAGGTGCTGGGGGGAGTGGTGCGGGTGGTGGAGGGGGCGGGGCATTTGGTGATGCTGGATGATGCGGCGGCGGTGGCGAGAGCGGTCCTGACCCCCGCCCCGCCCCTTCCCTGAACCCTCCGGGGGTGGGTGGACGCGAACCGTGCGGAGTTGCCCGCGCCCCTTTGAAACCCGCCTTCGTCCGCGGACCGTGCTGGGTTGCTCGCGCAGTTCCCCGCGCCCCTGAAGAACCTCGTTCGTCCGCGGACCGTGCCCGCTTCTCGCGCAGTTCCCCGCGCCCCTGGATGCCTGGGGCCCGGGTACCCGCTAGGGGCAGCCGAAACGCCGGGCTCAGCCACCAGCTCTTAAGGGGCGCGGGGAACTGCGCGACCAGCCCCCACCGGGCCGCAGGTTCCGCACGCGCGGACGCCCGCCCCGGGGCCGACGCGGCCCCGGGGCGGGCGTACCGCGGTACGTGGGTGTCAGCGGCGCCAGCCGTACGACGCCACGTAGCCCTGGGACGGCGTCCCGACGCCCGTCACGTCGTCATAGCCGCGCACCGCGTGCAGCGAACTGTCCGCCCCCAGCGTCCGCACCGAGGTCACCAGCCCACCCGACGCGTCCACGCTGTTCGCGAAGTCCACCCGGGCGACGGCGAGGTCGCGCTTGCCCAGCGGGTGGTCGGTGACGTCGTGGTACAGCGGCGAGCCGTACCGCGCGTAGATCGACGGGTTGGCGAAGCCGATCGGGAAGTGCCGCGCCTGCTGCGCCAGCGCCTGGACGCCCGCGATGACCGGCGCCGCCAGCGACGTGCCGCCGATGCGGTACTCGTCGTACTTCACCGTGCCGTCGGGGAACGTCTGCGTCTGGCCCACCAGGAAGCCGGTGTTGGGGTCGCCGACCGCCGCGATGTCCGGGACGGTGCGCATCCGCTGCGCGCCGTTCGCCTTGGCGAGCGAGTCCGGGACCACACCGCGCTGGTAGAACGGCTGGTTCACGGTGGCACTGGTGCCGCCGCCCGCGCCCGAGGTGTAGGCGCCGGGGAAGTTGGTCCAGCTCTTGCCGTCCGCGGCGAGCGTCGCCTTGAGCGTGCCCCAGCCCGTCTCGAACTGGTACTTGTCGCCCTTGCCGACCGCCAGCGAGGTGCCGCCGACCGCCGTCACCCACGCCGAGTTGGCCGGGGTGTCGACCTGCTTCTTGCCGGTGTGGGCGACCTCGTCGCCGTTGTCGCCGGAGGAGAAGTAGAAGCCGATGCCCTCGACCGCGCCCAGCTTGAACGTCTGGTCGTAGGCCGCCGCGACGTCCGGCGTCTCATTGGCCTCGATGTCGCCCCACGAGTTGGAGACGATGTCGGCCAGCCGGTTGTCGACGACCTTGTTGAGGGCGTCGAGCAGGTCCGGGTCGTTGCAGGAGGCGCCCGCGACGTAGACGATGTTCGCGTCCGGCGCGACCGAGTGCACGGCCTCGACGTCCAGCGACTCCTCGCCGTACCAGCCGGCCGCGTCGCACGCCTCGGTGCTGTTGTAGTCGGCCGGCTTCACCTCGGTGTACTGGCCGTGCTTGTACGACTTGTCGCCGTTGCGTCCCGCGTACTGCTGGGCGTCCTTCGCCATGGTCGGCGAGGCGTACGCGTCGGTGATCGCGACGGTGACGCCCTTGCCGGTGTAGCGGCCGGCGCCGTAGGCCGAGCGCAGCTGCTTGCCGGTGTACCCCTTGATCGCGTACGGGACCTTGGTGCCGTACGCGTCCGGCAGGGTGGTGGCGATGTTCGAGCCGTAGTACGTGGAGAACGGACCCGAGTTCTTGAACGCGGGACCCGGGCCGGGCAGCGCGTCGTGGTGCGTCGCCCGGTGCGGGGCGGTGTCCAGGCCCGTCACGGTGAGCACCGCGTCGGCCAGCGCGCCGGGCGCGGAGGCGGTGCGCTGGGGCGCCCGGTAGGTCCGGTTCCCCTTGCGGAAGTCGTGCAGCCTGGTGTCGAACGCCTTCTCGGCCGCGGCGACGTCGCCGGAGACCGAGATGTAGTGGGCGTTGCTGCCCGTGACGGTCAGCCCGGCCGACTTCAGCCAGCTGGTGACCGCCGAGACCTGCTGCGCGGTCGCCCCGAAACGCTGCTGCGTCTGGGCGGCGCTCAGGTACTTCCCGTAGGACGGCGACTGCGGGTCGGACACGGCCGCGGCGTACGCGGTCAGGCCCTTGGCGTCGCGGCCGGCGAGGTAGACGCGCGCGTCGACGCGGTTGCTGCCCGCGGTGGCGCCCTGGTCCGCTGCGCCGGTGGCCCACACGGGCTTGGTGCCCGTCAGAGCGGCCCGCCCGGACGGCACGGGGTCCGCCGCGTGGGCGGACGGTATGCCGAGTGCGAGTGCGCCGGCGAGCAGAGGCAGTGTCGCTGCCATGCTCACGGCACGCCGCCTGGTGCGGCTTGTTCTCATTTGACCCCCTGCATGAGGCTCTTCACCTGGGAGGCATGCGCACACTTGATCTGCACATGCACAGCGTCACTCTGGTGAGGAACGGTTCATGCGGGGGACATGTGTACCCCAAGAGAAACCCAAGTCCCGCCGCAGTGGCGGGACTTGGGTTCTTTTGATGGCTGAAATGCCGACTCGGGCGGATTGCGTACGCCACCCGCTCCGGGCGGATTCGCCGTGTTACGTATGGGCCGTGGCCCCGCGCGCCTTCAGCATCCCGGCCATCAGGTCGATCTCCGACTGCTGGGAGTCGACCATGCCCTGCGCCAGCGCGCGCTCCACCCCGGTCGTGCACCGCTGGGCGCACCCCTGGGCCATGTGGATACCGCCCCGGTGGTGCTCGGTCATCAGCTGGAGGTAGAGGATCTCCGCCTGCTTGCCGTCGGCCTTGCGCAGCCGGTCCAGGTCGGTGTTGGTGGCCATGCCCGGCATCAGCGCGCCGTCCCCGCCGGGCTCGGTGCCCATGCCCATCCACGCCATCGGCAGCTGGTCCGGCTCGGTCTTCGCCAGCCCCCACAGGTCCAGCCAGCCCAGCAGCATGCCGCGCTGGTTGGCCTGGGTGTTGGCGATGTCGTACGCGAGGCGGCGCACCTCCTCGTCCTGGGTGCGGTCGCGCACGATGAACGACATCTCCACCGCCTGCTGGTGGTGGACGGCCATGTCGCGGGCGAACCCGGCGTCCGCCGAGACCGCCGTCGGCGTGTGCGCGGCGGGCTTGGAGTCGCCGCCGGTGGCGCTGGCGACCGTGGCCACCGTCGCGAACACCAGCGCCGCGACCACCGCCGCGAGGGAGGCCCAGTAGGTGCGGTTCACTTCTGGTCCAGCCCGCCCGTGCACGCCGCGCCGGGCTCGGGCGTCTGCGCGCCCTGCACGTACTTGGCGAAGAACTGGTTGACCCGCGGGTCGTCCGCGCTGGTCACGGTGACCTGCTTGCCCCAGGCGCTGAGCATGATCGACCCGGACTGGCCCTCGTACGGGCTCATCAGCGAGTACGGCGTCTTGGAGACCTTGTCGGAGAGCTTCTGCACATCGGCGGCCGGCGCCTTGTCGGTGTACGTGACCCACACCGAGCCGTGCTCCAGCGAGTGCACCGCGTTCATGTCCGGGATCGGCTTCTTGTAGACCACTCCGCCGCAGTTCATCCAGACCGGGTTGTGGTCACCGCCGACCGGCGGCTTCATCGGGTACGACACCGTCTTGGTGACGTGGTTGCGGGAGAGCTTCTTCGGGTCCCAGTCCTTCTCGCCCGCGATGGTCGCCTTGGCGTCGGCGGCCTTCTGCTCCTGCGCCTGGTCCTTCTTGTCGGACTCCCGGTTGAGCAGGAACGCGCCGACCCCGACGAGTCCGGCGACTATCGCCACCGAGGCGGTGATGGCGACGATCTTGTTGCGGCGCTCGCGGGCCTGTTCGGCGCGGCGCATCTCCGCTATCCGGGCCTGGCGGGAGCTCTTCGATTCCTTGGTGGCCATGGTGGGCTCAAGTCCTTCTGGTGAGTGAGAAGTCGGGGACGTACTGCGGCACCACCGGTGGGGCTATGTCCGCAGGACCTGAAGGACGTGGAGATCGGGGGCCCGGGGCCGCACTCCGGAGCGCACCGGCGCCGCCGGGGGCGCGACCGCCGCGGCCCAGGCCGCGTGCGCGGCCCCCGGCGCCGGCGTGTCGAGGGGCGGGGCGGTGAGCACGGCCGGATCGGCGTGCGGGAACAGCCCGCAGTCCCCCCGGTCGTACGGGCAGCTGTACTGGGCCGCCCCGCCCACCGCCGTGGTGTGGTGGACCCGGGGGCCGGGGTCCGCGCTCGCCTCGCCGCCCGCGGTCAGACAGAGGAAGAGCGCGGCGAGGAGCGTCGCCATGGCGCTCAGCAGCGCCACGGGACGTGTGATGCGAAGGCGTCTCACTCCCCCCATAGGCGCAGATGCTAGGCGAGGGAGCGCGGGGCGCGGCAGGGCGGGGTCGGCCAAGATCCGGCCACCCGGCCGGAACCGGCCCCCGGGCCCCCGGACCACCGCTCCCGCGCCGCCCGGCGGCCCGCTGCCGTACGGACCCGGCGGCCCGCGCGCGTAGGGACCGACCTTGCCCGTCGATTGCTTGTACTGCGTCAGACCGCGGCGGCCCGCGCACGTACGGACCGACCGGGCCCGCAGCGGCCCGGCGGCCCGTCCCCGGTACCGACCCGGCGGCCCGGGCCCGTACGGCGGCGGCCTCAGCCCACGTGGACGCGCGGGCGGCGCTTCAGGTCCGGCTCGGCGCGGCGCAGCACCTCGCGGGTGACCGGGGCCACCTCGCCGTCGCCGAAGACCAGGAAGCGCAGCAGATGGCTGAGCGGATGGCCCTCGGTCCAGTTGAAGTAGGCGTGCGGCACCTCGCCGGTGCGCTCGCGCACCTTCATCATCACGGCCGCGATGGTGTTGGGCACCACCGCGCCCTCCACCCGCAGCCTGCGCACCCCGTGCTTCTCGTCGCCGTGCACGGTCAGCTCGGTGGTGAAGTCGGAGGAGTTCTGCACGAACACCTCCAGGAACAGCACCGGCCGCCCGTCCGGGATGTGGGTCTCCTCGCGCTGGCTGTACTCCTTGGCGCGGTACTCCCGGGTGCTGTGCTCCTGCGGCTCGTTGGCGATCAGCCGCAGCGGCCCGCTCCGGGCCGCCTCGTCGATGAACCGGGCCGCCGCCTCGTCGAAGGTCACCTCGGTGGCCCGCAGTTCGAAGGCCCGGTGCACCCGGGAGGCGAACGAGGAGAGCAGGATCGCGACGATGAAGAGCAGCGCGATCTTCAGTCCGTCGGGCCGCTCGATGACATTGGTGACCAGGGTGTACGCGAACACGGCGGTGATCGCGGCGAAGCCGAGCGCCGCCACCCGCCGCCCCCGGTGCAGCACGGCCACGGTCGAGGCGAACGAGGCCGACAGCATCAGCACCAGCACGCCGGTGGCGTACGCGCCGCTCTGCGCGTCCACGTCGGCGTCGAACCACCAGGTGATGAAGAAGGCGATCGCCACGAAGAGCAGCACCAGCGGGCGCACCGCGCGGGTCCACTCCGGGGCCATGCCGTAGCGCGGCAGATAGCGCGGGACCAGGTTGAGCAGTCCGGCCGTCGCCGACGCCCCGGCGAACCAGAGGATGGCGATGGTCGAGATGTCGTACACCGTGCCGAACGCCTCGCCCAGGTGCTGGTGGGCGAGGTAGGCGAGCGCGCGGCCGTTGGCGTCGCCGCCCGCCTTGAACTCGGACTCCGGGATCAGGATCGTGGTGGCGAGGCTGGAGACCAGCAGGAAGCCGCTCATCACCAGGGCGGCGGTGGTCAGCAGCTTGCGGGTGTCGCGGATGCGGCCGAGCGGCTTGGCGTGGGTGTCGGAGGGGTCGCCGGTGATCTGCGGCATCACGGCCACGCCCGTCTCGAACCCGGACATGCCGAGCGCGAGCTTGGGGAAGACCAGCAGCGCCACGCCGACCATCGCCAGCGGCGAGGAGTGTTCGGTGCTCATCGCGTGCCACCAGTCGTCGACCACGACCGGCTCGGTGGCTATCTTGCCGACGGCGGTGGCGAGGACGACCAGGTTGAGCGTCAGATAGACCGCGACGAGGACCACGGCGACGCCGATGGCCTCCTTGAACCCCTTGAGGAACACCGCGCCGAGCGCGGCCACCAGGGCCAGCGTGATCCAGAGGTTGGAGCCGTGCAGCCAGTGCGGGGCGAAAGGATTCTCCACGACATGGGCCGAGGCGTCCGCCGCCGAGAGCGTGATCGTGATCATGAAGTCGGTGGCCGCGAAGCCGAGCAGCACCAGGACGAAGACCTTCCCGGCCCACCACGGCAGCAGCCGCTCCAGCATGGCGATGGAACCCTCGCCGTTGGGCGACTCCTCGGCGACCCGCCGGTACACCGGCAGCGCGCCCAGCAGGGTCAGCGCGATCAGTACGAGGGTGGCCATCGGCGAGAGCAGCCCGGCCGCCAGCGCCGCGATGCCCGGCTGGTAGCCGAGGGTGGAGAAGTAGTCCACACCGGTCAGGCACATCACCCGCCACCAGGTGTGGCCCTTGTGCTCCTGCGGCGGGGTGCCGTGCGGCCCGGGGTGGCGGGCGGAGCTCTCGGACAGCCCGTCGAGCAGCCAGGCCCGCCAGCGGCGGGCGGCGGGCGCCGCCGGGTCCGCGGCGGGCCCGGCGCCGGGCCGCTCCTCGGTGCGCTGCGAGCCGGTATCCGGGGGCTCCATCTGGTTGCCGGTCATCGTGCGGTCTCCATAGCCGTACGGAGGTCAGCCGTACGAGGTCGTGGGGGTGGTGCCGCGGTGGTTCCGCGGTCGCGTCCGCGCGCGGCGCTGCGCGCGGCGACGAGCGAGTATCCCCCATGGCCTCGCACCGGAGCGCACCCGGTGCGACTGTGGGGAGGCGGCGTGCCGCAGGTCATACCGGGTGCGTAATGTGGCGGTAATCCCGGGCCCTGATACTGATGTTTCCCCCTCATGCCCGGACGGTGGTGCACAGACCGTCTGAACTGCAAGGATGTGGCTATGGACAAGCAGCAGGAGTTCGTGCTCCGCACTCTCGAAGAGCGTGACATCCGGTTTGTGCGTTTGTGGTTCACGGATGTGCTGGGCTTCCTGAAATCGGTCGCGGTCGCTCCCGCCGAGCTTGAACAGGCGTTCGACGAGGGGATCGGCTTCGACGGCTCCGCCATCGAGGGCTTCGCCCGGGTGTACGAGTCGGACATGATCGCCAAGCCGGATCCGGGCACCTTCCAGATCCTGCCGTGGCGCGCCGAGGCCCCGGGCACCGCGCGGATGTTCTGCGACATCCTGATGCCGGACGGCTCGCCCTCCTTCGCGGACCCGCGCTTCGTGCTCAAGCGCATCCTGGCCAAGACCTCGGACCTGGGCTTCACCTTCTACACCCACCCCGAGATCGAGTTCTTCCTGCTCAAGGACAAGCCGCTGGACGGCACCCGCCCGGTGCCCGCCGACAACTCCGGCTACTTCGACCACACCCCCCAGAACGTCGGCATGGACTTCCGCCGCCAGGCGATCACCATGCTCGAATCGATGGGCATCTCGGTCGAGTTCAGCCACCACGAGGGCGCCCCCGGCCAGCAGGAGATCGACCTGCGGTACGCGGACGCGCTCTCCACGGCCGACAACATCATGACGTTCCGCCTGGTCATGAAGCAGGTGGCGCTGGAGCAGGGCGTCCAGGCCACGTTCATGCCGAAGCCGTTCTCGGAGTACCCCGGCTCGGGCATGCACACCCACCTCTCCCTCTTCGAGGGCGACCGCAACGCCTTCTACGAGTCGGGCGCCGAGTACCAGCTCTCCAAGGTCGGCCGCTCCTTCATCGCGGGCCTGCTCAAGCACGCCGCCGAGATCTCCGCCGTCACCAACCAGTGGGTCAACTCCTACAAGCGGATCTGGGGCGGCTCGGAGCGCACGGCGGGCGCGGGCGGCGAGGCCCCCTCGTACATCTGCTGGGGCCACAACAACCGCTCCGCGCTCATCCGGGTGCCCATGTACAAGCCCGGCAAGACCGGCTCCTCCCGCGTCGAGGTCCGCTCCCTGGACTCCGGCTGCAACCCGTACCTGGCGTACTCCCTGCTCCTCGCGGCCGGCCTCAAGGGCATCGAGGAGGGCTACGAGCTCCCGGCGGGCGCCGACGACGACGTCTGGGCGCTCTCCGACTCCGAGCGCCGCGCGATGGGCATCGAGCCGCTCCCGCAGAACCTCGGCGAGGCGATCACCCTGATGGAACGCAGCGAGCTGGTCGCCGAGACGCTCGGCGAGCACGTCTTCGACTTCTTCCTGCGCAACAAGAAGCAGGAGTGGGAGGAGTACCGCTCCGAGGTCACCGCGTTCGAGCTGCGGAAGAACCTGCCGGTGCTGTGAGGGCGCGCCGGATCCGGGGCCCGGGTCCGGCATTCGGGGGGCTCCGGCGGGCGGATTCGTCCGCCGGGGTGTGTCCTGGCTGGGGCGGCCGGAAGCCGCCCCGCGCGACGCACCCCTAGGAGCACCCCCATGACCGAAGGTCTCAAGACGATCATCTACCCCGTCAAGGACATCGACCGGGCGAAGGCCATGTTCGGCGGTCTCCTAGGCGTCGAGCCGGTGATGGACGAGCCGTACTACGTGCAGTACAACGCGGCGGGCCAGGAGATCGGGCTCGATCCGAACGGCCACGGCAAGGGCATGACCGGGCCCGTGCCGTACTGGCACGTCGCCGACATCAACCAGACCGTCGCGGTGCTGCTCGACGCGGGCGCCGAGTCGCTCCAGGACGTCCAGGACGTGGGCGGCGGCCGGCTCACGGCGACGGTGCGGGACGCGGACGGCAACGTCATCGGGCTGGTCCAGCCGTCCTGAGCGCCGGTCCCCGGACCCGCCGGGTCCCGGCCTTCGCGGGCCGGGCCCGGCCCGGGGAATATCGCACGGGTGTGCCCAGTTGGCGCTGGTGGAGCCAGCCGGGTTCCGCCAAGTCTGCCGTGCGATCAGAGGATTGAGCATGCCGTTCGTCCACGTCGAGTACTCCGAGCGTCTCGCCGAGACCTTCGACCGCCAGGGCTTCGCCCGCGAGGTGCACGCCGCCGCGCCGGCCATCGTCGACGCCCCGTCCCTCGCCTTCAAGACGCGCTTCCGCCGGATCGAGGAGTCGTACTTCGGCACCGGCGAGGACGACATCGACGCCGTCTTCATCCAGCTGTCGATCCTGACCGGCCGCACCCAGCAGGCCCGCGAGCAGCTCACCGAGACGGTCCTCGAACTGGCCCGCAAGCACATCACCCCCACCCCGGACCGGCGGCTGCACTTCATGGTCGAGGTCCGCGAGATGGAGCGGGAGTCCTACCGCTTCCACAAGGACTGATCCCGCAGGTCCGACCGTTTCCCGCGCACACCGGCCCGGGGCGCCCGTAGCGGGCCCGCCCCGGGCCTTCCCGCGTCCCGGGCGCCGCTGCCATCCTTGGCTCCGTGTCCGTATGGATGGCGTGCGTCTGGGGGCTGCTCGGGGCCGGTGCCCTGGAGGCGCACCAGCTGCGCGGCGACATCGCCCGGGTGCGGAACCTGCCGTGGCGGGTCCGGGGCGAACTGCCGCTCGGCGCCTACCTCACGGCCCTCGCCCTGCGCCTCGCGCTGGGGGTGGGCCTGGCGGCGGTGTTCGGCGCGTCCGGGCAGGCGGGCGGCCCGGTGGGGGTGATGGCGGTGGGCATCGCGGCCCCCACGGTGGTGGAGCAGCTGGCCGGCCGCAGACTGGCCGAGGCCCCCTCGGTCCTCGCACCGGCCGGCGGTCTGCTGGAGCCGGGCCCGGCGCCCGGCCCGGCGGCGCCCGTGCAGCCCCCGCCCGCGCAGCCCCCGCCCGTGGCCGCCCCGGACCCGGGCGCGGGCGCTCCGGAACCGGACCCGGGTGCCGCCCCCCGCGCCGCCACCGGTGCGGAACCTGGCCCCGGCGACCGGTCGGACCCCCGTCCCCCGGTCCGTCCGGCTGTCCGTCCCGACGGGCGTACGTCCGGGAGTGGAGGGAGCGACCGGTGAACGGTACCGACACGTTCGTACGGCAGGTCATGGCCTCGCTGGCCCGGCGCAGGCCCTTCGGCGAGACCGCGCCCGCCGCCCCCGCGCCCGCCCCGCACCTCCTCGCCGAGGACCGGCCCGCCTACGAGCGGCTCGTCGACGACGTCCTGCGGGAGCGGGCCCCGGGACCGGAGGAGCCGTTCAGCACGGAACAGCTGCGCACCATGGCGATGAACGCGGCGGGCCTGATCAACGGCGCCGCCGCGGCGGAGTACCTGGAGTACGTACGGCGGCGCGAGGAGGGCCGCCGGGCGTTCGGCGCCGAGGACGGCGCGGACCCCGACGGCGGCCCGGCCGCCCCGGCCGCGGACGGGGACGAGGAGGACGGCGGGGCGGGCCCGGTCGCCGTGGTCATGGTCCTCGCCCCCGTCCTCGCCGGCGCCGCCGCCGTGGGCTTCCTGGGCCTGGGGTACGTGTTGCGGCTGCTCAGGGGGGACGTCGACTTCGCCCGGACGCTCGTCACCGCCGGCTGGGTGTTCGGTGCGATCACCATGGCGGCGATCCTGGTCTCGGCGGTCGGGCTGCTCCTGGCCGCGGTGCGCCACGGCGGGCAGGGCGGCCGGGGCGGGGACGCGCGGGCCGCCGGGGTCGCCGGGGCACGGGAGGCGTGGCTCGCCGCGCTGCGCGGGCGCGGCGTCGAGCCGTTCCTCCGGGAGGTGCGCGGGCCGGTGGCCCCGGGCGGCTGATCAGCCCAGGTAGGCGGGGGCCAGTCCGGCCGTCAGGAGGCGGCGGGGGCCGCCGGTGCCGTCGGCGGGAAGGCTGTAGAGGTCCGCGCCGTAGTCGCCGGGCAGCGAGTACACCACCGTGCGGTCGTCCTGCCACACCAACTGGTCGTCCACGCTGCGCGGTTCGGCCAGCGCGGTCTCGCGCATGGTGGCGAGGTCCAGGACGTACAGGTGCCAGGGCGCGTCCGCCGGGAGGCCCGCGACGCGCTTCTTGAAGGCGATCCGGGTGCCGTCGGGGGAGAGCGAGGGGCACTCCAGATTGGTGCGGAGGGTGGTGACCTTGCGGGCCGCGAGGTCGCCGCGGACCAGATAGGTCTTCTTGGCCGTCGCCATCGTCGCGTAGAAGTGCTGGTCGTCGGCGAAGGTGACGCCCCAGAAGTTGACGTCGGAGGCGTGGTACGGGTGGCCGTCCCGCTCGATCGCGAAGTCCTCCAGGGTCC includes:
- a CDS encoding alpha/beta fold hydrolase, translated to MTFLRIDGVPHHVRVEGSGPPVLLSAGLGMCWFDWDEVAALLAPHRTVVRFDRPGHGLSGPAPAPPTASGEADRIAAVLDAAGVAGPVTVVGHSIAGFHAEAFARLHPDRTAALVLVDSSVEPDVRVPVAAGARVASARLAGAVLAGLGMPAAVGPLLRRATVRLSRTGGGDPAARGLVRECYRASRVWRGLLLENVRYRPVAAELLCLRDRFPLPPVGVTVLVGGAGGGGWVARQRDLGEVLGGVVRVVEGAGHLVMLDDAAAVARAVLTPAPPLP
- a CDS encoding protease pro-enzyme activation domain-containing protein, producing the protein MAATLPLLAGALALGIPSAHAADPVPSGRAALTGTKPVWATGAADQGATAGSNRVDARVYLAGRDAKGLTAYAAAVSDPQSPSYGKYLSAAQTQQRFGATAQQVSAVTSWLKSAGLTVTGSNAHYISVSGDVAAAEKAFDTRLHDFRKGNRTYRAPQRTASAPGALADAVLTVTGLDTAPHRATHHDALPGPGPAFKNSGPFSTYYGSNIATTLPDAYGTKVPYAIKGYTGKQLRSAYGAGRYTGKGVTVAITDAYASPTMAKDAQQYAGRNGDKSYKHGQYTEVKPADYNSTEACDAAGWYGEESLDVEAVHSVAPDANIVYVAGASCNDPDLLDALNKVVDNRLADIVSNSWGDIEANETPDVAAAYDQTFKLGAVEGIGFYFSSGDNGDEVAHTGKKQVDTPANSAWVTAVGGTSLAVGKGDKYQFETGWGTLKATLAADGKSWTNFPGAYTSGAGGGTSATVNQPFYQRGVVPDSLAKANGAQRMRTVPDIAAVGDPNTGFLVGQTQTFPDGTVKYDEYRIGGTSLAAPVIAGVQALAQQARHFPIGFANPSIYARYGSPLYHDVTDHPLGKRDLAVARVDFANSVDASGGLVTSVRTLGADSSLHAVRGYDDVTGVGTPSQGYVASYGWRR
- a CDS encoding DUF305 domain-containing protein; its protein translation is MATVASATGGDSKPAAHTPTAVSADAGFARDMAVHHQQAVEMSFIVRDRTQDEEVRRLAYDIANTQANQRGMLLGWLDLWGLAKTEPDQLPMAWMGMGTEPGGDGALMPGMATNTDLDRLRKADGKQAEILYLQLMTEHHRGGIHMAQGCAQRCTTGVERALAQGMVDSQQSEIDLMAGMLKARGATAHT
- a CDS encoding DUF3105 domain-containing protein — translated: MATKESKSSRQARIAEMRRAEQARERRNKIVAITASVAIVAGLVGVGAFLLNRESDKKDQAQEQKAADAKATIAGEKDWDPKKLSRNHVTKTVSYPMKPPVGGDHNPVWMNCGGVVYKKPIPDMNAVHSLEHGSVWVTYTDKAPAADVQKLSDKVSKTPYSLMSPYEGQSGSIMLSAWGKQVTVTSADDPRVNQFFAKYVQGAQTPEPGAACTGGLDQK
- a CDS encoding amino acid transporter — translated: MTGNQMEPPDTGSQRTEERPGAGPAADPAAPAARRWRAWLLDGLSESSARHPGPHGTPPQEHKGHTWWRVMCLTGVDYFSTLGYQPGIAALAAGLLSPMATLVLIALTLLGALPVYRRVAEESPNGEGSIAMLERLLPWWAGKVFVLVLLGFAATDFMITITLSAADASAHVVENPFAPHWLHGSNLWITLALVAALGAVFLKGFKEAIGVAVVLVAVYLTLNLVVLATAVGKIATEPVVVDDWWHAMSTEHSSPLAMVGVALLVFPKLALGMSGFETGVAVMPQITGDPSDTHAKPLGRIRDTRKLLTTAALVMSGFLLVSSLATTILIPESEFKAGGDANGRALAYLAHQHLGEAFGTVYDISTIAILWFAGASATAGLLNLVPRYLPRYGMAPEWTRAVRPLVLLFVAIAFFITWWFDADVDAQSGAYATGVLVLMLSASFASTVAVLHRGRRVAALGFAAITAVFAYTLVTNVIERPDGLKIALLFIVAILLSSFASRVHRAFELRATEVTFDEAAARFIDEAARSGPLRLIANEPQEHSTREYRAKEYSQREETHIPDGRPVLFLEVFVQNSSDFTTELTVHGDEKHGVRRLRVEGAVVPNTIAAVMMKVRERTGEVPHAYFNWTEGHPLSHLLRFLVFGDGEVAPVTREVLRRAEPDLKRRPRVHVG
- a CDS encoding glutamine synthetase family protein, with the translated sequence MDKQQEFVLRTLEERDIRFVRLWFTDVLGFLKSVAVAPAELEQAFDEGIGFDGSAIEGFARVYESDMIAKPDPGTFQILPWRAEAPGTARMFCDILMPDGSPSFADPRFVLKRILAKTSDLGFTFYTHPEIEFFLLKDKPLDGTRPVPADNSGYFDHTPQNVGMDFRRQAITMLESMGISVEFSHHEGAPGQQEIDLRYADALSTADNIMTFRLVMKQVALEQGVQATFMPKPFSEYPGSGMHTHLSLFEGDRNAFYESGAEYQLSKVGRSFIAGLLKHAAEISAVTNQWVNSYKRIWGGSERTAGAGGEAPSYICWGHNNRSALIRVPMYKPGKTGSSRVEVRSLDSGCNPYLAYSLLLAAGLKGIEEGYELPAGADDDVWALSDSERRAMGIEPLPQNLGEAITLMERSELVAETLGEHVFDFFLRNKKQEWEEYRSEVTAFELRKNLPVL
- a CDS encoding VOC family protein; its protein translation is MTEGLKTIIYPVKDIDRAKAMFGGLLGVEPVMDEPYYVQYNAAGQEIGLDPNGHGKGMTGPVPYWHVADINQTVAVLLDAGAESLQDVQDVGGGRLTATVRDADGNVIGLVQPS
- a CDS encoding 5-carboxymethyl-2-hydroxymuconate Delta-isomerase; amino-acid sequence: MPFVHVEYSERLAETFDRQGFAREVHAAAPAIVDAPSLAFKTRFRRIEESYFGTGEDDIDAVFIQLSILTGRTQQAREQLTETVLELARKHITPTPDRRLHFMVEVREMERESYRFHKD